Within the Heterodontus francisci isolate sHetFra1 unplaced genomic scaffold, sHetFra1.hap1 HAP1_SCAFFOLD_43, whole genome shotgun sequence genome, the region gtcataccaaagtggataacctcacattttcccacattatacttcattgccaaatttttgtccacacacttaacctgtctttatccctttgcaaactcattgtgtcctcctcacaacttgctttcccacctatctttgtatccccagcaaatttgattacaatacactcgatcccttcatccaagttattaatatagattgtaagtagttgatgccccaacaccaatccctgtggcaccccactagttagtttgccaacctgaaaaatgacccatttaacccaattctctgtttcttgttagttagccaatcctctatccgtgctaacatattacacctgaacaccatgagctcttatcttgtgttgtaactttttacatggcactttatcgaacgcctttaaaatccaaatacactacatctattggttccccttcatataccctgcttgttacatcctcaaagaactctaataattttgtcaaacatggtttccctttcataaatccatgttgactctgcatgattgtactttaattttctgaatgttctgctaccacttacttaatcatggattccagcattttcccaatgacagacattaggctggcaggcctatcattacctgctttttgaataggggttttacatttgtggttttaatatccactggcactgttccagaatctcgtgaattgacgaagattacaaccaacgcatccactatggctggagccatttcttttaaactctgggatgcaggccatcaggtcgaggggatctgtcagattttagtcccattagttttcctcatacattttttccagcgacaatgatcgtttcaagttccttccctccttttccccttgattttatactattctttggatgcttttagtgttttctaccatgaagactgagtcaaaatacatgttcaaagtctctgccatttccttgtttctcattggaccaaccattcaaccgaaatcgacagccgctgtttaaaatatttcctcgatacttctcaccgagtgacagcaatagttgttgttcgcataactgcccacatccctactgcccggctctatttcctctattcactgttcaagaacaacaaacagtgtgaaactaaagccaaaccaggaacgtgcattacaggtttgaggacagaaaacaacaatgattttcaatagcagattcttcccgttctgtctcccttaccttgtccacacacagcccgagaatggcctcttccttcctgcacttGCTCTGTTCCGGGGGCAGATTCTCATTGATCAccggagagagaaaaaagaattcaaactgtctcaatgaaaaacagaccagaattgacccagatACTTCCATGATTAAATAAATTCATCAGCACCAAACCACTTATCATTAATGCACCGGGAGGGTCTCCaaatttatgaaattgaaggtggcggcatttattaaattgttgattgacatcatgtagttcagttcttcatttaattggtggtggggggaagggtgcagggggatgtgtgagcagaggagcagagcgaaatccagagagggaacggaaaacacacctggacagatgtgaaactggtcaatgcaccattacaataactccatctctgactccctcctgacagtaaccaaccccttcacagagactgtgggtggctctgaaaagagtctttggtttattagatgacattttggccgctttactttttctgggagctctgagcgctggttttcttgggtagcagcatggcctggatattaggcagcacaccgccctgagcgatggcctcccttcctagcagcttgttgagctcctcgtcgttgcggacggccagttgcaggtgcctggggatgatgcggctcttcttgttgtcccgggccgcgttaccggccagctcgaggatttcagtggtcagatactcgagcacagcagccagatagaccggggctccggcacccacacgctcagcatagttgccctttctcaggagcctgtgaacacggcccaccgggaactgcagtccagcccgggaggagtgagacttggccttggccctggcccgagctttcccgctggtctttttttcttcctcttttcccccaaaatatactttattcataaaaatctgtaaaaaaatacagtacaaaacagttcaaaataacaccaagttgacatcccaaaaagtgcaaaggaaatcagttttctttgatgcaggagtgagtttcctcacaacccttccattttacagcaaacccatattcagtgtatacagcccgaggggtttcccatgggtccagcccctcagttcactttggtgggagaaccttacacagtgtttatacctcattgagactttgcagtggctgcccctcttctagacactttttttaaatttccaaagtatactttattcataaaaaactataaaaaaaatagattaccaaacagttccaaaaagcacaaagtcgaaaaatacaaggagtgcaaatgagattagtttctttcaatacaggagtgagttgcctcacaacccttccatttcattttacatgctatgtacattttacagcaaaccaaatattttctggatacagttgaggggtttcccattggtccagcccctccgttcactttgctggggggaccttacactgtgatctttccacattgagcctttgctgcggctgccccaagctttagtgcgtccttcagcacgtagtcctggaccttggaatgtgccagtccgcaacattcggtcctggacaactctttgcgctggaagaccagcaagttttgtgcagaccaaagggcgtctttcaccaaattgatagtcttccagcagcagttgatgtttatctcggtgtgcgtccctgggaacagcccgtggagcacagacccctgtgctacagagctgcttgggatgaacctcgacaaaaaccattgcatctctttccacacctgctttgcaaagacacattccaggaggagttgggcaaccatctcttccccaccacagccacctcgagggcattgtgtggagggggtgagacttcgggcatgcaggaaggatctgacggggagggctcttctcaccaccagccaagctacatcttggtgcttgtttgaaagttctggtgatgaggtattctgccaaatgactttcgcAGTCTGCTcaggccacaatctcacaaatactttcacaaagaatgctgaaatccgctgacattggtccctctgggctgggatgttagtggtggaggctgctgattggtcactctgttactgcatctcatgatgtggttcatgtttccaatcccagagctgcttaattcaccaatccggagattccacgctgaataacggcggaaaataacggcgctaaattgtcagactccaaccgatttttttaatttgaaaagcccgctaatatatctgtaaaacaaggagcagcttcaatatagaatatcgcattaacaggcaatttcattttacagcaaaaaaatttaaaatctttctcctcttgtattattctacactttgtcacaagttccagatacacttttacaatccggtatctattcgggtttattctcagtcctttttgaaacagtctgtaagcggaggcagaaagtctcattcacagcattctgcaagctgacacaattcagatcaatctttgtcaagataccgcatcactgattctagattgaacctatttgtgggagacaaaagcggagagaagatttttactgtcaggtgttgaaatgtgagactgagggttcctacaacagcggggtttccagataatgtacttattaattattgaggccgagcttgaacaagggaaacaagtgactgagaactgatctgtcagcttttattaACGAGATACAGGAAAGGGGTCGAATATGAACGCGTCCGAGATCCAAGCGCacttggggtcagtgatcagtaattaatttacacggcattaataagtagagacacaaagatctcaacagtgaaagtgaatcacccagaatccatggggttaaaacagagatcagaaaggcaattagaaagttccagactcttcataaaaaaaaacaaatcgataccattgagatgatgtagcttttcagagagattgtgggtggctcttaaaagagccgttgtgtttgggatgtttttcagtccattgtgcagttttacttggagctggtgtacttggtcaccgcctttgtcccttccgacatggcgtgcttggccagctccccgggcagcagcaggcgcacggcggtctggatctcccgggagctgatggtgctgcgcttgttgtaatgggccaggcgggaagcctcacccgcgatgcgctctaaaatatcgttcacaaacgagttcatgatgctcatggccttggaggagatgccggtgtcggggtgaacctgcttcatcactttgtagatgtagatggagtaactctccttcctcgactttctccgcttcttgccgccctttgctgacggtttatttaaggctttcttggcgcccttcttagcagctgttttcttctcttcaggcattttcagattcaatttcagacacagaaataaaccaaaccccttccgagtgcggattaaatagacaatcccacagctctatgcaaatgagggatgggggaaagttaagattgtgattgggcgattggcaatgatgtcacaacggttttatattgtaatactacaattggtctcttcagccatccaatcagatttaacatctacaaaccaatcactaactctttcactccattcaggaattccatttcccaaagactctctccagtcgcAGTTTCTATTggaaaatccaccgggaaatgtgtcctggctgcgagggtcccttattctcagcagtttctcacattccggcctctctaAGTTGAGCCACTTTTTTGGGTGCTCGGGAGGGAAAGAGTTGCcttcagattgacactttggttggctcaagaagactgaggacaccaacacctcacctgcctcatcgtcggggagactgtcaacactgttcttccccactgtatgatccgggaccggtcatccattcaatctgttacgggtcgtttgtcttttctgtctgtttGGCTTATGCATTACCATAATTAAACTGTTCATATATAAACTGTTACTTCTTAatattatatttaaactgttgcttcttaataaactattatgagctcgacattatgagctcgacccgcttctttgtgtatctgtgaacacagaacctaaatcttacaattccttcccagggaatattttattcaaaaagagactttttgcacacactggaaatctggataataacagaagattctggaaacactcagcacttcccgcagcatctgtggagagaggaaggtaggagcaacgtttcaggtttattgaagggtcgcagaactggaccattaacccgagcttcacttctccacagttgtttccggactggctgagtgttttcagtattttagcttttatctttctgtatttcatcgctTTCTATTTTAACTGTTTGCTGTGAAATTTTCAGCATTCTGCTCAGTTCTTTGCGTAGTTATgtattctttatttgaagtaatgtaaatactatcctgaaaaaacagacagaaatactggtcaatggtaaatactggtaaaatataacagggcacatttacaatcaTCGGATCAACGAAGACAGCCTTTATTACGAATCAATtatctttattttcaatataaatatatgaagcaatatcagtgtagcacttacagacaaaaatctattacctcacattacctgcttctttaaccctgacagaccatgtcaatttctgcccctatgttgcatttctcacttttagctagaaaacgtcagcaatttgtgatatagtgcagtttacagatcagacagtcagacacaacctgcaataattgttcagcttttgttggacagatgggatttagaaatactaagaaacaagacgagctgttattgcatttagttAGCTCAAACATGAGTGATGACCCTGTGCCAAATAAGTGAGCCTGTTGTCCCGTACCTTAGAGTAAGAATCATTCTTTATCTGTGGCGATCTGTCAGTTTCCGTTACTgaaagagaatgtggaattcatgctGCCGTCAGTCAGTCTCTAATTCTGTTTGTGAGCTTAGGATTCAGACACTGCCAATAAGTCTCTGTTGCAGTATgtaactgtgtgattcattctgtatcagtcagcctctggtactgtgtgtgagagtaggattgctgttgtacctctctgccactgtaaacctttgaatctgggctcatttaacatccgtcagtctctggtactgcctatgagtgtgggttttattcagtatgtgccagtttctggtactgcctatgagtgtgggttttattcagaatctgtcagtttctggtactgccgataagtgtgagttttgttcagtgtctgtcagtctctggtactctatgtgtgggatgcattcagaaaTCATTAATCTCTGGGATAGTTTGTATTTCAGAATTCATCCTAcacacaattacatagaatttacaacacagagacaagctattctgcccaagtgctgctggttccacatgagcctcctcccaccttacctcctctaattgtatctgcaaatccctcaaatcttttctgcctcatatttaatttatcaatcatttaatttgatgttaaatgtaacaattctcatcaacccaagtgctgcatgttccagattctaaccaggtccaaagcagggtaaagaagtttctcctgaattaattatttgatttattcctgactatttcatatttacagcttttgactccaccacaaatgggaaatatctctacctctaccctatcaaatcctttcatataaTTCAGTGCTTCTATTCGGTGATCATTCAGCTTCCTCTTTTCCAAACAAAAGAGACCAGACTTGTTCAGTATTTAGAACTTCTGCGAAACAAGtagctcagtttgcagtaatggaataaatagtgtatctcagtctgaaactgtatgcgattttagatagtgatgtctcggatcatgtttttgggatccttaggggggagggggagcagccccaagtcgtggtccacataggcaccaacgacataggtaggaagagagatggagatttaaggcagaaattcagggagctagggtggaagcttagagcgagaaaaaacagagttgttatctctgggttgttgcccgtgccacgtgatagcgaagcgaggaatagggagagagaggagttgaacaagtggctgcagggatggtgcaggagggagggttttggtttcctggataattggggctctttctggggtaggtgggacctctacaaacaggatggtcttcacctgaaccagagaggtaccaatatcctgggggggggggggagatttgctagtgctcttcgggggggggcggggggggttaaactaattcagcaggggaatgggaacctaaattgtagttccagtgtacaggatgttgagagtagtgaggtaagggataaggttacaaggacgcaagagggcactggcaagcaagaacctggtttaaagtgtgtctacttcaacgccaggagcatctggaataaggtgggtgagcttgcagcatgggttggtacctgggatctcgatgtagtggccatttcggagacatggggagagcaggggcaggaatggatgttgcaggttccgggatttagatgtttcagtaagaacagagaagatggtaaaaggggggggggggggggggggtggtggcattgttaatcaagcagagtattacagcgacagaaaggacgtttgaggactcgtctactgaggtagtatgggccgaggttagaaacaggagaggtgaggtcaccctgttgggagtcttttatagacctccgaatagttccagagatgtagaggaaaggatagcaaagatgattctcgacaggggcgagagtaacagggtagttgttatgggggactttaactttccaaatattgactggaaatactatagttcgagtactttagatgggtcagtttttgtccagtgtgtgcaggagggttttctgacacagtatgtagacaggccaaccaggggcgatgccacattggatttggtactaggtaatgaacccggccaggtgtgagatttagatgtaggtgagcactttggtgatagtgatcacaattcggttaggtttaccttagtgaggggcagggacaggtatataccgcagggcaagaattctcgttgggggaaaggaaattatgatgcgattaggcaagatttaggatgcgtaggatggggaaggaaactgcaggggatgggaacaatcgaaatgtggagctttttcaaggagcagctactgcgtgtccttgataagtatgtacctgtcaggcagggaggaagttgtcgagcgagggagccgtggtttactaaagaagttgaagcgcttgtcaagaggaagaagaaggcttatgttaggatgagacgtgaaggctcagttagggtgcttgagagttacaagctagccaggaaggatctaaagggagagctaagaagagcaaggagaggacacgagaagtcattggcggataggatcagggaaaaccctaaggctttctataggtatatcaggaataaaagaatgactagagttagattcgggccaatcaaggatagtagtgggaagttgtgtgtggaatcagaggaggtaggggaagtgttaaatgaatattttgcgtcagtatttacagtagagaaagaaaatgttgtcaaggagaatactgagattcaggctactaggctagatgggattgaggttcacaaggagaagatgttagcaattttggagagtgtgaaaatggataagtcccctgggccagatgggatttatcctcggattctctgggaagcaagggaggagattgcagagcctttgtccttgatctttatgtcgtcattgtcgacaggaatagtgccggaagactggaggatagcaaatgttgtccccttgttcaagaaggggagtagagacagccctggtaattatagacctgtgaaccttacctcggttgtgggtaaaatgttggaaaaggttataagagacaggatttataatcatcttgaaaagaataagttcattagcgatagtcagcatggttttgtgaagggtaggtcgtgcctcacaaaccttattgagtttttcgagaaggtgaccaaacaggtggatgagggtaaagcagtggatgtggtgtatatggatttcagtaaggtgtttgataaggttccccacggtaggctattgcagaaaatacggaagtatggagttgaaggtgatttagagctttggatcagaaattggctagctgaaagaagacagagggtggtggttgatggcaaatgttcatcctggagtttagttactagtggtgtaccgcaaggatctgttttggggccactgctgtgtgtcatttttataaatgacctggaagagggtataaaagcgtgggttggtaaatttgtggatgacacgaaggtcggtggagttgtggatagtgccgaaggatgttgtagggaacagagggacatagataggctgcggagctgggctgagagatggcaaatggagtttaatgcagaaaagtgtgaggtgattcactttggaaggagtaacaggaatgcagagtactgggctaatgggaagattcttggtggtgtagatgaacagagagatcttggtgtccaggtacataaatccctgaaaattgctacccaggttaattgggctgttaagaaggcatatggtgtgtttgcttttattagtagggggatcgagtttcggagccacgaggtcatgctgcagctgtataaaactctggtgagaccgcacctggagtattgcatgcagttctggtcaccgcattttcggaaggatgtggaagctttggaaagggtgcagaggagatttactaggatgttgcctagtatggcgggaaggtcttacgaggaaaggctgagggacttgaggttgttttcgttggagagaaggaggaggagaggtgacttaatagagacatataagataatcagagggttagatagggtggatagtgagagtctttttcctcggatggtgatggcaaacacgaggagacatagctttaagttgaggggtgatagatataggacagatgtcagaggtagtttctttactcagagagtagtaggggcgtggaacgccctgcctgcagcagtagtagactcaccaactttaaagaaatttaagtggtcattggatagacatttggatgaaaatggaatagtgtaggtcagatggtttcacaggtcggcgcaacatcgagggctgaagggcctgtactgcgctgtaatgttctaattctaaaaaaaaaggtatgtaatgtgtagctcaggctgcaataaataattgagacagtatctttcatTCGAACACTATAGATTTATGGCGTGTTATGTTATCTGTACTTCAGTCTGTTCCAATGGAATATATAATGTTATTTCTCAGTCTGATACTGcttgtttattcattcacaggatgttgacatcgctggcaaggtcagtatttattgcccatcagtaattactcttacaattatgctgagtggtttactgggccatttcagaggacagttaagattgtatcacattcctgtgggtctggaatcacttataggccagactgggtcagaatggcagatttccttctcttaagGACATTTCTGGATCTGATGGATTTTCTTGCAACAATCTAGTAGTTCCAAGGTCACTAGTATTGATActagattttttaattccagatttttttaattaactgaaattaaattactcagattctgtcgtagaatttgaactcatgtctctggatcattagtcgagacttctggattactagtcttgtAGCATAATAACTAAAACAACCTGATATGAGATTTTTTTATACTGCTTTGTAAAgtggagctcagtctacacaaatggaattgataatctatttcactctgataatgtatgagatgtttttggctggtaaataatccgtatctcagtctactgtatttttcaattccgcagtctgggtaagttctgcactggcatctaatttacatcacagtttagacttcatatcagcattgctcaatctgatactgcatgTGATTTTTGCACTGGTATTGTTTAGATCAAACTATATGAATGGAATCAATACTGTATTTCAGTATGATATTgtttgagtttttagaatggtatataatgtttagatctaatggaattgattctgtatctttcaattttacagtgtgggtgagttctgaactggcatctaatttgtgtctcaggttctaatatctttcagcagctttaaatatttcactgtaatgaatgttggacttgtatgtaacttgtatcttcaggtacactatggggatgtttaaacatcctttataatcaatcgatgtgaactttgcctatggtatttaatttaaatgtcagggtataccattacgttagattctgtgtcatccaatcagtaccatgtgccaattctatctgatatttaattgatagctaagtctgcattatatgtagattgacacattacattttaatctgctagtgggtgtgattttgacctgggattgatgtacctgactgtcagtgggactgaagtggggtgaaatggaaacaacttctttctctcctgctttgtttgattcttggattgaaatgatgtctctggaacgtgggatcaatgtgggcctgactacttctgcagtctgacactgtggaactgatgaaccaACTGTGGGTCTGcatt harbors:
- the LOC137364954 gene encoding histone H2B-like, translated to MPEEKKTAAKKGAKKALNKPSAKGGKKRRKSRKESYSIYIYKVMKQVHPDTGISSKAMSIMNSFVNDILERIAGEASRLAHYNKRSTISSREIQTAVRLLLPGELAKHAMSEGTKAVTKYTSSK